One Kaistella polysaccharea DNA segment encodes these proteins:
- the dnaK gene encoding molecular chaperone DnaK, producing MSKIIGIDLGTTNSCVAVMEGKDPVVIPNAEGKRTTPSIVAFTEDGERKVGDPAKRQAVTNPTKTIYSIKRFIGTHFKDDATEIGRVAYKVVKGPNDTVKVKIDDREYTPQEISAMILQKMKKTAEDYLGQEVTRAVITVPAYFNDAQRQATKEAGEIAGLTVERIINEPTAAALAYGLDKSHKDQKIAVYDLGGGTFDVSILDLGDGVFEVLSTNGDTHLGGDDFDDVIINWLADEFKTQEGVELKSDPIALQRLKEAAEKAKIELSSSTQTEINLPYITATATGPKHLVKTLTKAKFEQLAADLVRRSMEPCKKALSDAGLQTSDIDEVILVGGSTRIPIIQEQVEKFFGKTPSKGVNPDEVVALGAAIQGGVLTGDVKDVLLLDVTPLSLGIETMGSVFTKLIESNTTIPTKKSEIFSTASDNQPAVSIRVGQGERPMFNDNKEIGRFDLSDIPPSPRGVPQIEVTFDIDANGILSVSAKDKGTGKEQSIKIQASSGLSEEEIAKMKREAEENAASDAKKKEEVEIFNKADGLIFQTEKQLKEFGDKLSADKKAAVEAAHAELKTAFEAKDMDSVKTKTEALDAAWMAASEEMYAAGNQGQPGTDPAQGNPEGTEGADDVQDADFEEVK from the coding sequence ATGAGTAAAATAATTGGAATTGACTTAGGTACAACCAACTCATGTGTTGCGGTAATGGAAGGTAAAGATCCTGTAGTTATCCCAAACGCAGAGGGTAAAAGAACCACACCATCTATTGTAGCTTTTACAGAAGACGGTGAAAGAAAAGTAGGTGATCCTGCAAAAAGACAGGCGGTAACCAACCCAACAAAAACAATCTACTCCATCAAAAGATTTATCGGAACGCATTTTAAAGATGATGCAACCGAGATCGGAAGAGTAGCATACAAAGTAGTAAAAGGTCCGAACGATACGGTAAAAGTAAAAATCGATGACCGTGAATATACACCACAGGAAATTTCTGCAATGATTCTTCAGAAAATGAAGAAAACTGCAGAAGATTATTTAGGTCAGGAAGTAACAAGAGCGGTAATTACAGTTCCAGCCTACTTTAATGATGCACAAAGACAAGCTACAAAAGAAGCAGGAGAAATCGCTGGTCTTACAGTAGAAAGAATTATTAATGAGCCTACAGCTGCAGCATTAGCGTATGGTTTAGATAAAAGTCATAAAGATCAAAAAATCGCAGTGTACGATTTAGGTGGTGGTACTTTCGACGTTTCGATCCTTGATTTAGGAGATGGCGTTTTCGAAGTATTATCTACAAATGGTGATACGCATTTAGGTGGTGATGATTTTGATGATGTAATTATCAACTGGTTGGCAGATGAATTCAAAACTCAAGAAGGTGTTGAATTAAAATCTGATCCAATTGCCCTACAAAGATTAAAAGAAGCAGCAGAGAAAGCAAAAATCGAATTGTCTTCTTCCACACAAACAGAAATTAACCTTCCTTATATTACAGCAACTGCAACAGGTCCGAAACACTTGGTTAAAACATTAACCAAAGCGAAATTCGAACAATTGGCAGCTGACTTGGTAAGACGTTCTATGGAGCCTTGTAAAAAAGCGCTTTCTGATGCAGGTCTTCAAACATCTGACATTGATGAAGTAATCTTAGTTGGTGGTTCTACAAGAATCCCAATTATTCAGGAACAAGTTGAAAAATTCTTCGGGAAAACCCCTTCAAAAGGAGTAAACCCAGATGAGGTTGTTGCATTAGGTGCAGCGATTCAAGGTGGAGTTTTAACAGGTGACGTGAAAGACGTTCTTTTATTAGATGTTACGCCACTTTCATTAGGTATCGAAACAATGGGTTCTGTATTTACAAAACTAATTGAATCAAATACGACTATTCCAACTAAAAAATCAGAAATATTCTCTACTGCAAGTGATAACCAACCTGCAGTATCCATTAGAGTTGGACAGGGAGAAAGACCAATGTTTAATGATAATAAAGAAATCGGAAGATTTGATTTATCCGATATTCCACCATCTCCAAGAGGAGTTCCGCAGATCGAAGTAACCTTTGATATTGATGCGAATGGTATCTTGAGTGTTTCTGCAAAAGATAAAGGAACAGGAAAAGAGCAGTCTATTAAAATTCAGGCAAGTTCAGGACTTTCTGAAGAGGAAATTGCAAAAATGAAACGTGAAGCTGAAGAAAATGCAGCCTCAGATGCTAAGAAAAAAGAAGAAGTTGAGATCTTCAATAAAGCTGACGGATTGATTTTCCAAACAGAAAAACAATTGAAAGAGTTTGGTGATAAATTGTCTGCTGACAAAAAAGCGGCTGTTGAAGCTGCTCATGCAGAATTGAAAACTGCTTTTGAAGCGAAAGACATGGACAGCGTAAAAACCAAAACCGAAGCTTTAGATGCAGCTTGGATGGCAGCTTCCGAAGAAATGTATGCCGCAGGAAACCAAGGACAGCCAGGTACCGATCCAGCACAAGGAAATCCTGAAGGTACCGAAGGTGCTGACGATGTTCAAGATGCTGACTTCGAAGAAGTTAAGTAA
- a CDS encoding c-type cytochrome — protein sequence MKKYLMMCGVIAIVSCSKKEVNPNMDSNVMLEEPAITVVDSAAAGKHEGLALIEGADCLTCHKMDVRVVGPSYQEVADKYTEADIDMLASKIIEGGKGNWGEIPMTPHAGMSTENAKKMVAYILTLKK from the coding sequence ATGAAAAAGTATCTGATGATGTGCGGAGTAATCGCAATCGTTTCTTGTAGTAAAAAAGAAGTTAATCCTAATATGGACTCTAATGTAATGTTGGAAGAACCGGCAATTACGGTTGTTGATTCCGCGGCAGCAGGAAAACATGAAGGTTTGGCGCTCATCGAAGGAGCCGACTGTTTAACCTGTCATAAAATGGACGTAAGAGTTGTCGGACCATCATATCAGGAAGTAGCCGATAAGTATACGGAAGCGGACATCGATATGCTGGCATCTAAAATTATTGAAGGAGGAAAAGGCAATTGGGGCGAAATTCCGATGACACCACACGCCGGAATGAGCACCGAAAACGCAAAAAAAATGGTCGCTTATATTTTGACACTGAAAAAATAA
- a CDS encoding c-type cytochrome, which translates to MKSLKTVALAALAFTLFSCGGDKNTDSIPTGSTETTVTTTDETATPATADAAKYDPNRGLGKHENVDVSKFDPAMAAAGKKIAEVKCTSCHKPTEEKLVGPGWKGVTTRQTPEWIMNFISNPDPMIDVDPELQKQLELCLVRMPNQALTDTDAREVLEYMREIDGAK; encoded by the coding sequence ATGAAATCATTAAAAACAGTTGCACTAGCAGCACTAGCCTTCACCCTGTTCTCGTGCGGGGGCGACAAAAACACCGATTCAATCCCAACCGGATCTACTGAAACGACCGTAACGACTACAGATGAAACTGCTACCCCAGCGACAGCTGACGCAGCAAAATACGATCCAAACCGTGGTTTAGGAAAACATGAAAACGTAGATGTTAGCAAATTTGATCCAGCTATGGCTGCAGCAGGTAAAAAAATCGCTGAAGTTAAATGTACTTCTTGCCACAAACCTACTGAAGAAAAATTAGTTGGACCAGGTTGGAAAGGCGTTACTACAAGACAAACTCCCGAGTGGATCATGAACTTTATTTCTAACCCCGATCCAATGATCGACGTAGATCCTGAATTACAAAAACAACTTGAACTTTGTTTGGTAAGAATGCCAAACCAAGCTCTTACTGATACTGATGCCAGAGAAGTTCTCGAATATATGAGAGAAATCGACGGCGCTAAATAA
- the nosZ gene encoding Sec-dependent nitrous-oxide reductase — protein MKTYKKIGLAAFAAMSIVACKPKGTKNVVSGDAAQKVYVAPGQHDEVYNFVSGGFNGQISVVGLPSGRTLKIVPVFSVHPENGYGFSEETKPMLETSHGFVPWDDQHHLALSQTNGEIDGRYLFANANNTPRVAKIDLKSFKTTEILEIPNSAGNHSSPFLTENTEYVVAGTRFAVPADGAGDVPIESFKENFKGYLSFIGINKEDGKMDITFQIEAPGFNFDLSHAGKGKSHGWFFFSCYNSEQANTLLEVNASQNEKDFIMAVNWKKAEEYLKAGKARKMAVEYAHNTYDESTHMAKSEILKEVSVLSAKELKDICYLIPCPKSPHGCDIDPTGEYIIGSGKLAALIPVFSFDKLMKAIADKNFAGEFDGIPIVKYDAVLHGEVQKPGLGPLHTEFDGKGNAYTSMFVSSEIVKWDIKTLKVLDRQPTFYSTGHLMVVGGDTKKPYGKYLVAYNKITKDRYLPTGPELAQSAQLFDITGDKMKLLLDFPTIGEPHYAQAGPAELFTKNQVKFFKLEENKHKYVTKGEGESKVVREGNKIHVYMTSIRSHFAPDNIEGVKVGDEVYFHVTNLEQDWDVPHGFAIKGAQNAELLIMPGETSTLKWVPLKPGMYPMYCTDFCSALHQEMQGYVRVSPAGSNTPLIYSLNNKKDNAQSPVKEGETK, from the coding sequence ATGAAAACTTACAAAAAAATTGGACTCGCAGCGTTTGCTGCGATGAGTATCGTTGCATGTAAGCCCAAGGGCACGAAGAATGTCGTATCGGGTGATGCAGCGCAGAAGGTTTACGTTGCGCCAGGGCAGCACGATGAAGTTTACAACTTTGTCAGCGGTGGTTTTAACGGTCAGATTAGTGTTGTGGGACTGCCAAGTGGTAGAACACTGAAAATCGTTCCTGTATTTTCAGTTCACCCAGAAAACGGATATGGTTTTAGCGAGGAAACGAAACCAATGCTTGAAACTTCTCACGGTTTTGTACCTTGGGATGATCAGCATCACCTTGCTTTATCACAAACGAATGGCGAGATCGACGGTAGATATTTATTCGCCAATGCGAATAATACTCCACGTGTAGCAAAAATTGACCTCAAATCTTTCAAAACGACAGAGATTCTGGAGATTCCTAACTCTGCCGGTAACCACTCCTCTCCTTTCCTAACAGAAAATACAGAGTATGTAGTTGCAGGAACACGTTTCGCAGTACCAGCTGATGGTGCGGGCGACGTACCTATTGAATCTTTTAAAGAAAACTTCAAAGGTTATCTTTCTTTCATCGGAATTAATAAAGAAGATGGTAAAATGGACATTACGTTCCAAATTGAAGCGCCTGGTTTTAACTTTGACTTGTCACACGCAGGTAAAGGTAAATCGCATGGTTGGTTCTTTTTCTCTTGCTACAACTCCGAACAGGCAAATACACTTCTTGAAGTAAATGCTTCTCAGAATGAGAAAGATTTTATTATGGCAGTGAACTGGAAAAAAGCTGAAGAGTATTTGAAAGCTGGAAAAGCTAGAAAAATGGCGGTAGAATATGCTCACAATACTTATGATGAGTCTACGCATATGGCAAAATCAGAAATTTTGAAAGAAGTTTCTGTACTTTCTGCAAAAGAATTAAAAGACATCTGCTATTTGATTCCTTGTCCAAAATCTCCACACGGGTGTGATATTGATCCAACAGGAGAATATATTATTGGATCTGGAAAATTGGCAGCATTAATCCCTGTCTTCAGTTTTGATAAATTAATGAAAGCAATTGCTGATAAAAACTTCGCTGGTGAATTTGATGGTATTCCAATCGTTAAATATGATGCAGTTTTACACGGTGAAGTTCAGAAACCTGGTTTAGGACCATTGCACACTGAATTTGATGGAAAAGGAAATGCCTACACTTCCATGTTCGTTTCTTCCGAAATTGTGAAATGGGACATTAAAACATTGAAAGTTTTAGACAGACAGCCAACTTTCTATTCTACAGGTCACCTTATGGTTGTTGGTGGAGACACTAAAAAACCTTACGGAAAATACCTAGTAGCGTATAATAAAATTACAAAAGACAGATATTTACCTACAGGTCCGGAATTGGCGCAATCTGCCCAGCTTTTCGACATCACGGGTGATAAGATGAAACTGCTTCTGGATTTCCCAACCATTGGTGAACCCCATTATGCACAAGCAGGACCCGCCGAACTGTTTACCAAAAATCAGGTTAAATTCTTCAAACTCGAAGAAAATAAACATAAATATGTAACCAAAGGTGAAGGTGAAAGTAAGGTCGTCCGCGAAGGGAATAAAATCCATGTCTACATGACCTCAATCCGTTCTCACTTTGCTCCAGACAATATAGAAGGGGTAAAAGTAGGTGACGAAGTTTATTTCCACGTGACCAACCTTGAACAGGATTGGGATGTCCCTCACGGATTCGCAATCAAAGGCGCACAGAATGCAGAACTACTCATTATGCCGGGTGAAACCAGCACACTGAAATGGGTTCCACTGAAACCAGGAATGTACCCGATGTACTGCACCGATTTCTGTTCAGCATTACACCAGGAAATGCAGGGATATGTAAGAGTATCTCCGGCTGGCAGCAACACTCCGCTTATTTATTCTTTGAATAATAAAAAGGACAATGCGCAAAGCCCAGTGAAAGAAGGTGAAACCAAATAA
- a CDS encoding nitrous oxide reductase accessory protein NosL codes for MKLFKNILVAASVITLASCAEKGPQEITVGKDQCDNCKMTITEPKYATQLLTEKGRVYKFDDIACLRDYEVSNSETTGNAKTYVADYPSGKFVESNTATFIKGGDIKSPMGGNTQAYSDKAAAEKAAAELGATLTNP; via the coding sequence ATGAAGTTATTTAAAAACATTCTTGTAGCAGCAAGTGTCATCACTTTAGCATCTTGCGCAGAAAAAGGACCTCAAGAAATTACGGTAGGAAAAGATCAGTGCGATAATTGCAAAATGACCATTACAGAACCTAAATACGCGACTCAATTACTGACAGAAAAAGGAAGAGTCTATAAATTTGATGATATTGCCTGTCTTCGCGATTATGAAGTTTCTAATTCAGAAACTACGGGAAATGCGAAAACTTACGTCGCAGATTATCCAAGTGGTAAATTTGTTGAGAGCAATACGGCAACCTTCATTAAAGGGGGTGATATTAAAAGCCCGATGGGTGGAAACACACAAGCTTACTCCGATAAAGCAGCGGCTGAAAAAGCAGCAGCTGAACTTGGCGCAACCTTAACCAATCCATAA
- a CDS encoding nitrous oxide reductase family maturation protein NosD — protein sequence MKKLSAILLFLLLPVFAFSAVLKVGKNEQYKSIKQAIAAAKSGDTVLVQKGIYREGTIDLEKSIALIGIDRPIIDGNFKGEIITFRADRIILKGFKLINSGRDEIRSVAAVHVYTSSNSVIENNILENNYFGIYIQRGYRILINKNKITTDRGTSQENIGDGIHLLGSQEIWVKNNYISGHKDGIYLEKNIKCYVYHNLSRDNLRYGLHFMFSNDSVYTSNVFDNNGAGVAVMYAMNVSMYHNKFINNWGDSVYGLLLKEISYSKIKGNIFQNNTTGIFADGATKIDFYNNQFEDNGWAIKINANCMENRVIRNNFINNTFDVSTSGSVVMNDFRFNYWDKYEGYDLNKDKIGDVPFHPLSLYSVLVEQNPSVMLLFRSFLVDMLDKTEKIIPSLTPESFVDDQPVLKPIKI from the coding sequence ATGAAAAAATTATCAGCAATCTTACTATTTTTACTTTTACCGGTCTTTGCATTTTCTGCAGTTTTAAAGGTCGGTAAAAATGAACAGTATAAAAGCATTAAACAAGCTATCGCCGCCGCAAAAAGCGGCGATACTGTTTTAGTTCAAAAGGGAATTTACCGAGAAGGCACCATTGACTTGGAAAAATCAATTGCTTTAATTGGCATTGATCGACCTATTATTGATGGAAATTTTAAAGGAGAAATTATAACATTCCGCGCAGACCGAATTATCTTAAAAGGCTTTAAACTCATCAACAGCGGTCGCGATGAAATTCGCAGTGTAGCCGCCGTACATGTTTACACCAGCAGCAATTCTGTCATTGAAAATAATATTCTGGAGAATAATTACTTCGGAATCTATATCCAGCGTGGGTACCGAATTTTGATTAATAAAAATAAAATAACAACGGATCGGGGAACTTCCCAGGAAAATATCGGTGATGGCATTCACCTTTTAGGAAGTCAGGAAATTTGGGTTAAAAACAATTACATCAGCGGACATAAAGACGGAATTTACCTTGAAAAAAATATAAAATGCTACGTTTATCATAATCTTTCCCGCGACAATTTGCGCTATGGCTTACACTTTATGTTTTCCAATGACAGCGTCTACACTTCTAATGTTTTCGATAATAATGGAGCTGGTGTTGCCGTCATGTACGCAATGAACGTGAGCATGTATCACAACAAATTCATCAATAACTGGGGCGACAGCGTGTACGGACTTTTATTAAAGGAAATATCGTACAGTAAAATCAAAGGCAATATCTTTCAAAATAACACGACCGGAATCTTTGCCGATGGCGCTACCAAAATCGATTTTTACAACAATCAGTTTGAGGATAATGGCTGGGCTATAAAAATCAACGCCAACTGTATGGAAAATCGCGTCATACGAAACAATTTCATCAACAATACTTTCGATGTGAGCACGAGTGGTTCTGTGGTGATGAATGATTTCCGCTTCAATTACTGGGATAAATATGAAGGGTATGATTTAAATAAAGATAAAATTGGCGATGTGCCATTTCATCCTCTGAGTTTATATTCTGTTTTGGTTGAGCAGAATCCTTCTGTAATGCTTCTGTTTCGAAGCTTTTTAGTAGATATGTTAGACAAAACTGAAAAGATAATTCCCAGTCTTACACCAGAAAGTTTCGTTGATGATCAACCGGTTTTAAAACCAATAAAAATTTAA
- a CDS encoding ABC transporter ATP-binding protein, with protein sequence MVKHLKDMIEINNLTKKFNKFTALDDVNLTFSNGHSIALIGPNGCGKTTMIKCILGLNVVEDGDVLVDGKSVKEDYKYREIIGYMPQIGRYPENMTIAETIKMIKDTRNTPENELDTELLEAFDLPSIYDKKMRTLSGGTTQKVSAVLAFLFDPKVIILDEPTAGLDPLATEILKNKIIQEKNKGKLIIITSHLLSELDDIISEIVFMNEGKVVVHQSVEDLKKETNTDKISDGIISILKAMRK encoded by the coding sequence ATGGTAAAGCATCTGAAAGATATGATTGAAATTAATAATTTAACAAAGAAATTTAATAAGTTCACCGCCTTAGATGACGTGAATTTAACCTTCAGCAATGGTCATTCTATTGCCTTGATCGGCCCGAATGGATGTGGGAAAACCACCATGATTAAATGCATTCTTGGCTTAAATGTGGTAGAAGACGGCGATGTTTTGGTGGATGGAAAAAGCGTGAAAGAAGATTATAAATACCGGGAAATTATAGGCTATATGCCACAAATCGGGCGTTATCCGGAAAACATGACCATCGCAGAAACCATCAAGATGATCAAAGACACGCGCAACACTCCTGAAAATGAGTTGGATACGGAACTTCTGGAAGCATTTGATCTTCCCAGCATTTACGATAAAAAAATGCGGACCCTTTCTGGTGGAACTACACAAAAAGTGAGTGCGGTTCTTGCTTTCCTTTTCGATCCGAAAGTAATTATTCTGGATGAACCTACTGCAGGACTCGACCCACTTGCGACCGAAATCCTGAAAAACAAAATCATTCAGGAAAAGAATAAAGGCAAGTTGATCATCATCACTTCTCACCTTCTAAGTGAACTTGATGACATAATAAGCGAAATCGTTTTCATGAATGAGGGGAAAGTAGTGGTCCATCAATCTGTAGAAGATCTGAAGAAAGAAACCAACACCGACAAGATCTCAGACGGAATTATTTCTATTTTAAAAGCCATGAGAAAATGA
- a CDS encoding ABC transporter permease subunit, whose product MNKIARFILFDILKNKIVILYTVLLFIISWSVLGLDSNYTKATLSLLNVVLLVVPLVSVIFSTIYVYNSSQFIELLLSQPVPRARVWFNLFLGLSTALVFAFLIGCGIPILLYSSIETGASLLITGIFLSIIFTSLAMLAAISSRDRAKGIGVSIFIWMFFAIIYDGILLVLMFQFGDYPIEGIMATLAAVNPIGLSRIFVLLQLDVAAMLGQAGAIFKQVFGSGGGLVISMIILTIWTFVPFLWSLIKFNKRDL is encoded by the coding sequence ATGAACAAGATAGCACGTTTTATATTATTTGATATTTTAAAAAATAAAATTGTAATTCTCTACACGGTTTTACTTTTCATAATTTCTTGGTCCGTTTTAGGCCTCGACAGCAATTACACGAAAGCAACATTAAGTTTATTGAACGTAGTTTTACTCGTTGTTCCTCTGGTAAGTGTTATATTTTCAACAATTTACGTTTATAACAGCAGTCAGTTTATAGAGCTTTTATTGAGTCAGCCAGTGCCACGCGCAAGGGTTTGGTTCAATCTTTTTTTAGGTCTTTCCACTGCTTTAGTGTTTGCTTTTCTCATTGGGTGCGGGATTCCCATCCTCTTATATTCATCTATAGAAACAGGCGCTTCACTTTTGATTACAGGAATATTTCTTTCCATTATTTTTACCTCTTTGGCCATGTTAGCTGCAATTTCTAGTCGAGATCGTGCAAAAGGAATTGGCGTTTCCATATTTATCTGGATGTTTTTTGCCATTATTTATGATGGAATTTTACTCGTGCTGATGTTTCAGTTTGGCGATTACCCGATCGAAGGTATTATGGCCACGCTGGCTGCCGTAAATCCCATAGGATTATCGCGTATTTTCGTTCTTTTGCAATTGGATGTTGCTGCGATGTTAGGTCAGGCAGGTGCAATTTTCAAACAGGTATTTGGCTCTGGCGGAGGTCTTGTCATTTCCATGATTATCTTAACAATCTGGACATTTGTTCCTTTCCTTTGGTCCCTAATTAAATTCAATAAAAGAGATCTTTAA
- a CDS encoding fasciclin domain-containing protein: MKKSIMMLAVVALAFSSCTKNEEAATTETTSTENVAVGGQEAVQDDESAPDIVKLAVSNKDLSTLVTGVQAAGLATSLSNAGPFTVFAPTNEAFDKLPAGTLDNLLKAENKDKLNDILSHHTYVGVIKADQFTDGQNLGMVDGKSITIKMVDGKPTVNGTAHIIASVPASNGMVHVVDAVILPE; the protein is encoded by the coding sequence ATGAAAAAATCAATCATGATGCTTGCAGTTGTTGCACTCGCTTTCAGTTCGTGCACGAAAAACGAAGAAGCAGCTACCACCGAAACCACGAGCACAGAAAATGTGGCAGTTGGAGGTCAGGAAGCAGTACAGGACGACGAAAGCGCACCTGATATTGTAAAACTTGCGGTAAGCAACAAGGACTTATCAACTTTAGTTACCGGAGTTCAGGCAGCTGGTTTAGCAACTTCATTAAGTAATGCAGGACCATTTACCGTTTTTGCACCGACGAATGAAGCGTTCGACAAATTACCTGCGGGAACATTGGATAATCTTTTAAAAGCTGAAAATAAGGATAAACTTAATGATATATTAAGTCACCACACCTACGTTGGTGTTATCAAGGCAGATCAGTTCACCGACGGACAAAATCTGGGAATGGTAGACGGAAAATCGATTACCATAAAAATGGTTGATGGAAAACCAACGGTAAACGGAACAGCTCATATCATCGCTTCTGTCCCAGCTTCGAATGGAATGGTGCATGTTGTAGATGCTGTAATCTTACCAGAATAA
- a CDS encoding Crp/Fnr family transcriptional regulator — translation MKFVLEDGLLKETKAEFKKYYKGDIIFSEGECSQYFHYLKEGELAVSNLTEKGKELLQHKVKAGHFFAEPAVLLGVPFPGNVEVCSEKVDIIKIHRDNLIKYLKENPEILFQFTLSVAHKSIKKSLLLKQIVLFNPEDRILQQLQEFKRENGKAHEKTLIKLTRKDLAHMTGLRIETVIRTIKKMEKEDKLEIVSGKIIF, via the coding sequence ATGAAATTTGTACTGGAAGATGGTTTATTGAAGGAAACCAAAGCTGAATTTAAAAAATATTATAAAGGTGATATTATTTTCAGCGAAGGGGAATGTTCTCAATACTTTCACTACCTGAAAGAGGGCGAACTGGCGGTCTCTAACCTTACTGAAAAAGGCAAAGAACTGCTTCAGCATAAAGTAAAAGCAGGCCATTTTTTTGCAGAACCAGCAGTCCTTCTTGGTGTCCCATTTCCAGGGAATGTAGAGGTTTGTTCAGAAAAAGTGGATATCATCAAAATTCATCGGGACAATCTTATCAAATATCTCAAAGAAAATCCAGAAATTCTTTTCCAGTTTACTTTGTCGGTGGCGCACAAATCCATCAAAAAAAGTCTGCTCCTCAAGCAGATTGTACTCTTTAATCCTGAAGATCGAATTCTACAGCAATTGCAGGAATTTAAACGCGAAAACGGGAAAGCACACGAAAAAACATTAATAAAACTTACTCGAAAAGACTTGGCGCACATGACGGGTCTTCGGATAGAAACGGTCATCAGAACCATTAAAAAAATGGAGAAAGAGGATAAGTTGGAGATTGTTAGTGGTAAAATTATTTTTTAA